The sequence AACAGCTCCTCGTGCGCGCCGAAGCCGCTCGCAGCGCGCTTGAGCAGTTCGCGCGCACGCGGATGCTCGCCGAGCTGCGCCATCGCGATGCCGCGCAGCGCCAGCGCCGGTGGATCGTCTCGCAAGGCCACGCGCTTGAGCGCGCCGAGCGCGTCGCCGCCGGCAAGCGCGCGGGCGGAGGCGGCGATCAGCGAATCCATGTCGTCGGTTGCGCTGCGCTCAGGGCTGCACGGCGATCAGCGGTTCGAGCTGCGCGCGCAGCCGCCGCACCGCCACCTCGTGGCGCAGCGTCTGGGCACCGCGCCCGTAGGTGCCGGCCTTGCGGATGAGCCGCAGCTGCTCGCGCTGCAGCCGCGTCTTCAGCCGGCGCGCGCGCCAGCCGAAGGTCCAGCCGATCTCGCGGCGCACCTTGTAGCGCTGCATCGGCGCGCCAAGGCGCACCCATTCGTCGTCCTGGATCAGTTCGCGCTCGGGCACGAAGTAGGCGGCCAGCGCATGCAGGTAGGTGCCGTTTTCGCGCGCGGCCATGCGCCAGAAGAGGCCGGCCGCGATCAGCACCGGAATGCCCTTCACCATCAGCAGCACCGCCATCTCGCCGTACCCGCCGTCGAACAGGTCTTCCAGGAATGGCGAGTTCCACACGAAGTGCATCGCCCACGCCAGCGCGAAGCACAGGAAGGCCACGCCGATGCGCGCCGGCAGCCGCTTCTCGGGATGCAGCAGGAACCAGGCGATGCCGAAGGATGCGATCGTGGTGTAGGCGGCATGGCTCCAGAGCCCGCTCAGCAGGCCGCGCGTCAGCAGGTTGATGAACACCGGCGCCACCTGGTTCTCGAGCGGGAAGTGCATCGACGCGTTGACCGTGTGGACGAGGTTCTCGGTCACCTGGAAGCCCAGTCCAGTCATGGCGCCGACGATCAGCACCGACAGGTAGGTCTGGAACTGGTTGCGCGCCACCAGCACCAGCAGGACCACGCCCGCGAGCTTCAGGAATTCCTCGGTGATCGGCCCCGCCACCGCCGGCCCCCACACCGCCACGAACTCGGGCGACACCAGCTTGGCGCACAGGCTCTGGATGGCGATGTTGGCCGGCGCCGAGAAATACACCGCGCCCATGCCGCCCCATGCGAAGGCCAGCACGAAGGCCTCGGGCGGGTGCTGTTCGAGCAGGTCGAGCGTGCGGAACACCTGCACGAACACCAGCGTGTAGACGCCCCACACCACCAGCCCCAGCAGCGCGGTGACGGGCACCACGCGCACGCCCATGAAGAACAGGTGCAGCGTGTAGAACAGGCCGTTGACGATCAGTGCCGCCAGCACCCAGAACGCCGCGCGGCGCGGCTGGAAGAACGAATCGGTGCCGACCGGCCAGGGCGACGCATCCTTCTCGAAGATCGGCTGGTTCATTGCGGCGCCTCCAGGTCCATCGAGTCGAGCATGGCGCGGGCGTCTTCCAGCGCCTCGTCGAGCCCGTCGTCGGCGCCGTAGGCGTCGACCTGCACGACCGACTTGCGCTGCAGGTCGACCACCTGCCAGAAGCGACCCGCCAGCTTCGATCCGTAGTAGGCGAAGGTCTTGCCCTGCAGGCCCCAGGAGGTGACGAAATCGGACACGTCGCCCTCGATGCTCAGGCCCTGGCCGCGCTCCATGAGGCGCTGCTGCCGCAGCATCGGTCCGTCGGGTCCGCCCGCCCACTGGCCGACGGTCACCAGGAACTTGTGGCTGCCCTTGAACAGCATCAGCGACTGGCCGGCCCGCGAGCGCGACACGTCCATCTCCCATCCGTCGACGGGCACGAAACGGGCCTGCCCGACCGCCACCGTGTCGCCCTCGGGCAGGGGCCGGCTCGCGGGCGTGTGGCGGTCCCAGAAGATCAGGCCGCCCACGTAGGCTGCAATGGCGAGAAGCACCGCCAGCGCGCCCGGCCAGGTGCGATACGGTATTCGGCGAGACGGCTCATGCATCCTTTGATCGTGCCATACGGATGCGAAAAGCCGGACGCCGCGGGCGCCCGGCGCGGTGCCTCGCGCCTCAGTCGCCGTCGCGCGCGGCGAGGCGCTCCACCTCGCGGTCGAGGGCGTCGTACTGCGCGTCGCAGAAGAGCTCGCAGAGGCGGTCGACCTCGCCGCGGCTGCGCGCGTCCGCCACCGTCGCGTCCTGCTCCAGCTTGCCCTTGCCGAAGAAGCCCTTGCGCATGCGCATGGCCACCGACTGCAGCTGGTAGCCGCCGGTGCGGTCCGCGCCCAGTGCGGTGACCCACAGCTGGCGCTGGTCGGCGTCGTTGAGCAGCACCAGCGCGGGCAGCGGGCCCTCCTGGTCCTCGTCCCAGGCCTTGTGCTGCTCGGCCCAGGGGAAGGCGTCGATGGCGGCCATGAAGGCGACGAGACTGGTCTCGCCCTGCGGGTCTGTCTGCTGGTGGTCGTAGCCGACTTTCTGGATCGCGTAGGTCAACATGGTGGCGGGAGCCTTTCGAGTGAAGGAGGCCGCCATTCTGTGGTGCATCGCGGCCAGCCGCCGCGCGGCGCGTGACTACACTGCCCCGGATGCGCCCTTCTCCTACGCCGCCTGCAGACCCCGCGCGAGACCGCCTCGCCTGCATCTTCCGGCACGGCGACGCCCTGCGCAGCCGCAGCGTGAGCGGCGTGGTGCTGGCCGCCACGCTCGACATCCCGGCGCCGCCCGCGCGGCTCGCGGCGGACTGGCAAAGGGAGGTCGCGTCGCTCGCGCTGGAACCCGGCGACGTCGAGCCGCTGCCGCTGGCGCGCGCGCGGATGCGCTGGCCCGACTACAGGCTGTGCGTGCAGGCCATGGCCGACTGGACTTCCGCGCAAGGGTTTCCCGGCCTGCTGGCCACCTGCGACATCGCCCTCATGGCATGCCGCGGCGCGCGCTACCACCACGACGGCGCGCAGTACGGCGGCGCTGCCTTCTGCAACCTGTTCGTCAGCGACGACCGCGGTCTCGACGTGATCTTTCCACACGCAGGCCATCGCATCCCGTTGACGCGCGGCACGGCGCTGGTCTTCGACACCGGCCAGCCGCATGCCGTGGTACGCCGCGGCGGCACCGGCTTCGATGCCGCCGACTTCCCGCCGGACGACGACTGCGCCCAGCTCTTCCTGACGTGGGAGCTGCCCATCGAGGACCCGCGCATCGCAGGCGCGCTGGGCATCGCGTTCGATGTCGATCCGCAGGCCGCGCTGCGGCTGGACGAAGAACAGGTGCTGGTGAACGGCGCGCCGGCCGTGCTGTGTCCG comes from Variovorax paradoxus and encodes:
- a CDS encoding PrsW family intramembrane metalloprotease, encoding MNQPIFEKDASPWPVGTDSFFQPRRAAFWVLAALIVNGLFYTLHLFFMGVRVVPVTALLGLVVWGVYTLVFVQVFRTLDLLEQHPPEAFVLAFAWGGMGAVYFSAPANIAIQSLCAKLVSPEFVAVWGPAVAGPITEEFLKLAGVVLLVLVARNQFQTYLSVLIVGAMTGLGFQVTENLVHTVNASMHFPLENQVAPVFINLLTRGLLSGLWSHAAYTTIASFGIAWFLLHPEKRLPARIGVAFLCFALAWAMHFVWNSPFLEDLFDGGYGEMAVLLMVKGIPVLIAAGLFWRMAARENGTYLHALAAYFVPERELIQDDEWVRLGAPMQRYKVRREIGWTFGWRARRLKTRLQREQLRLIRKAGTYGRGAQTLRHEVAVRRLRAQLEPLIAVQP